The Homalodisca vitripennis isolate AUS2020 unplaced genomic scaffold, UT_GWSS_2.1 ScUCBcl_4099;HRSCAF=10048, whole genome shotgun sequence genome includes a region encoding these proteins:
- the LOC124372814 gene encoding lipase 1-like, whose protein sequence is IELAKSAGFPVEEHRTVTEDGYLIVLHRIPPLASIREQRVVIYIHGLFASSLDMVIRGRKMGFGYQLSEAGFDVWLPNLRGSTDNPITVNVTKNNPWDFSWDENARYDFPAIMDYVLATTGTRKVSTIGMSMAANVVLGGVALRPQYNQRLGCMVFFAPTARMKYTTSFVQICSSSLAMVSGARQTCRQKLNESTLTNAYPTSTPGARQTCRQKLNRSTMTKDYPTSTPGARQTCGQKLSELKKPSTNNKRNNVFSVSLQVARFTANKDRQGGVNPKIKVLAKKPPITAKVRSHNEALEEFFVKHIEFYKKINESYKSSAIELELLPKHSET, encoded by the exons ATAGAGCTGGCAAAGTCAGCTGGATTCCCAGTAGAAGAGCATCGCACTGTTACAGAGGATGGATACTTGATAGTCCTCCATCGTATACCTCCACTAGCCTCCATACGGGAACAGAGAGTTGTCATCTATATCCATGGTCTCTTTGCAAGCTCCCTTGACATGGTCATCAGAGGCCGAAAAATGGGATTCG GCTATCAGCTGTCTGAGGCAGGATTTGACGTTTGGCTGCCTAATCTGCGGGGCAGTACTGATAACCCAATCACAGTAAATGTTACCAAGAACAACCCTTGGGACTTcag TTGGGATGAAAATGCACGGTATGACTTCCCAGCTATCATGGATTATGTGCTAGCCACCACAGGGACCCGTAAAGTGTCTACAATAGGAATGTCTATGGCAGCCAATGTTGTGCTGGGAGGAGTGGCCCTGCGGCCCCAATATAACCAAAGACTAGGTTGTATGGTGTTCTTCGCTCCGACTGCTCGTATGAAGTACACAACAAGTTTTGTCCAGATTTGCAGCTCCTCACTGGCAATGGTTTCAG GAGCCAGACAAACCTGCAGACAAAAACTGAACGAAAGTACATTGACTAACGCCTATCCAACATCAACCCCAGGAGCCAGACAAACCTGCCGTCAAAAACTGAACAGAAGCACGATGACCAAAGACTACCCAACATCGACCCCAGGAGCCAGACAAACCTGCGGTCAAAAACTGAGCGAGTTGAAAAAACCTTCTactaacaataaaagaaacaacgTTTTCAGTGTTTCCTTACAGGTAGCAAGATTTACAGCTAATAAGGACAGGCAAGGGGGtgtgaatccaaaaataaaagtGCTGGCAAAGAAACCGCCAATAACTGCAAAAGTCCGCAGTCACAATGAAGCTCTAGAAGAATTCTTCGTAAAGCACATAGaattctacaaaaaaatcaatgagAGCTATAAAAGTAGTGCTATTGAATTAGAATTGCTGCCAAAGCACTCTGAAACCTAA